In Pedobacter sp. W3I1, one DNA window encodes the following:
- the apaG gene encoding Co2+/Mg2+ efflux protein ApaG gives MVTAITDGVKVSVETVYQPEYSNPANEHYMFAYRVEISNLSDYAVQLMRRQWFIFDSNSSRREVEGEGVVGLQPIIQPGETHVYVSGCNLKTDMGSMKGAYLMKRDIDGSEFEVDIPEFQLIAPYKLN, from the coding sequence ATGGTTACAGCTATTACAGACGGAGTTAAAGTTTCAGTTGAGACAGTTTACCAGCCAGAATATTCAAATCCGGCCAACGAGCATTATATGTTCGCTTATCGCGTAGAAATTTCTAATCTTTCTGATTATGCTGTGCAATTAATGCGTCGCCAATGGTTTATTTTCGATTCGAACAGTAGCCGAAGAGAGGTAGAAGGTGAGGGCGTTGTTGGTTTACAGCCCATTATCCAGCCTGGCGAAACACATGTATATGTTTCTGGATGTAATCTAAAAACCGATATGGGCAGCATGAAAGGTGCATACTTAATGAAACGTGATATAGATGGATCTGAGTTCGAGGTTGATATTCCGGAGTTTCAGTTAATCGCTCCTTATAAACTGAATTAA
- a CDS encoding phosphatidate cytidylyltransferase, with protein MKTRAITAFFFTIVMLGSILLGSYTFTIFYLVLSVLALFEFYKLIKNSGIRPHRNIGLVAGSLIFLMAAGLHYLKYDVKYLLLCIPLIFSVFITELYKKNKIPFANISYTFVGFVYVTIPFCFFHALGFLKNWNEYNFHLPLAFLLMLWANDTGAYLFGVKYGKRKLFERHSPKKSWEGFFGGMLTSVLVAFGLSFLFTESPAWVWIGMAILIASFGTLGDLVESMLKRSLDTKDSGGLLPGHGGLLDRFDGLLLAAPVVYAYLYLILY; from the coding sequence ATGAAAACCAGGGCAATAACCGCTTTCTTTTTTACCATAGTAATGCTTGGCTCTATCCTACTGGGGAGTTACACCTTTACTATATTTTATCTCGTTTTAAGTGTTTTGGCTTTGTTTGAATTTTACAAGCTGATTAAAAACTCTGGCATCAGGCCGCACCGAAATATTGGTTTGGTAGCTGGCTCACTAATATTTTTGATGGCTGCAGGTTTACACTACCTCAAATACGATGTTAAATACCTGTTGCTTTGTATCCCGCTAATTTTTTCGGTTTTTATTACTGAGCTGTATAAAAAAAACAAGATTCCATTCGCCAACATCTCCTACACTTTTGTTGGTTTTGTTTATGTAACCATTCCTTTCTGCTTTTTTCATGCCCTGGGTTTTTTGAAAAATTGGAATGAATATAACTTTCATCTTCCTTTGGCATTTTTACTGATGCTTTGGGCAAACGATACTGGTGCTTATCTTTTTGGAGTAAAATACGGTAAACGTAAATTGTTCGAGCGCCACTCGCCAAAGAAAAGCTGGGAAGGCTTTTTCGGAGGCATGCTCACCAGTGTTTTGGTCGCTTTTGGTTTATCTTTTCTGTTTACCGAAAGTCCAGCCTGGGTTTGGATCGGTATGGCCATATTAATTGCAAGCTTTGGTACATTGGGCGATTTAGTAGAATCGATGCTTAAACGAAGCTTGGATACGAAAGATAGTGGTGGTTTATTACCGGGGCATGGTGGTTTGTTAGATCGTTTTGATGGGTTGTTATTGGCCGCCCCCGTGGTTTATGCTTATCTGTATTTGATTTTGTATTAA
- a CDS encoding FAD-binding oxidoreductase → MPTAFSYWEKESFFTYDIIIIGSGIVGLNTAIQLKKTAPTLKIALLERGFLPAGASTKNAGFACFGSISELMEQEECAGLDDLAVLIEKRWKGLLKLRSLLGDKTIDYQCLGGYELFKNDAFVLADTCVSKIEHFNRLINDVVGANAFGLANKKISSFGFEGIRTLIENQYEAQIDSGKMMFALIQYAQKLGVSIFNNCTVDGIQPEISGSRLLTKNGNFFCKQLAITTNAFIKDLLPDIDISPGRGQGLITKPIKDLKIAGTFHYDKGFYYFRNINNRVLLGGGRNIDFKAEETTEFGQTEPVQLALEDLLKKVILPKVNYEIDYRWSGIMAFGKTLEPLIEEVKPNIFCATRCNGMGIAIGAQTGEDVAEMLLKRL, encoded by the coding sequence ATGCCAACAGCGTTTTCATATTGGGAGAAGGAGTCATTTTTTACTTACGATATTATTATTATCGGCAGTGGAATTGTAGGCTTAAATACGGCTATCCAACTTAAAAAAACTGCTCCGACTTTAAAAATTGCCCTACTCGAAAGGGGCTTTTTGCCAGCAGGTGCCAGCACCAAAAATGCGGGTTTTGCATGCTTTGGTAGCATTTCTGAACTCATGGAGCAAGAAGAATGTGCTGGTTTAGATGACCTGGCAGTCCTTATAGAAAAACGCTGGAAGGGCCTGCTTAAACTACGCAGCTTATTGGGCGATAAAACCATTGATTACCAATGTTTAGGCGGCTATGAATTATTTAAAAATGATGCCTTTGTTTTGGCCGACACATGTGTATCCAAAATTGAACATTTTAACCGTCTTATTAACGATGTTGTTGGGGCAAATGCTTTTGGCCTTGCCAATAAGAAAATTAGTTCCTTTGGTTTTGAAGGCATCAGAACTTTAATCGAAAACCAATACGAAGCACAGATTGATAGCGGTAAAATGATGTTTGCTTTAATTCAATACGCACAAAAACTAGGCGTTAGCATATTTAATAATTGTACGGTAGATGGAATTCAACCAGAAATATCCGGTTCGCGGTTACTAACCAAAAATGGAAACTTTTTTTGTAAGCAACTGGCGATCACCACAAATGCATTTATAAAAGATTTATTGCCTGATATTGATATTAGTCCAGGCCGCGGCCAGGGTTTAATTACCAAACCCATTAAAGATTTAAAAATAGCTGGCACCTTCCATTACGATAAGGGTTTTTACTATTTCAGAAATATAAATAACAGAGTTTTATTAGGTGGCGGCAGAAATATCGATTTTAAAGCTGAAGAAACAACCGAATTCGGCCAAACTGAACCGGTTCAGCTGGCACTGGAAGATTTATTAAAAAAGGTAATTCTCCCTAAGGTTAATTATGAAATCGATTATCGCTGGAGCGGTATTATGGCCTTTGGAAAAACACTCGAACCACTTATCGAAGAAGTTAAGCCAAATATCTTTTGCGCTACCAGGTGCAATGGGATGGGTATCGCAATTGGTGCACAAACAGGAGAAGATGTGGCAGAGATGTTGTTGAAGCGTCTATAA
- a CDS encoding DNA recombination protein RmuC has product MEIAGIALLIVILIVLVLLFLKKPQAAISIISVEDFERTKSENESLKISLARADERVSNLSIEKENITVLLKQEQQRLIDELQAERDRLADANRELESTRSFYIAEKEKLAEQKVSFEQSQEKLNKDFELIANKILEEKSSKFIEQNRTNLDIILNPLKENIKAFEDKVEKVYKAESDERNTLKGVISLLMDQSKQIQEDANNLTKALKGDSKKQGNWGEVILEKVLERSGLVRDQEYRIQASHVSAEGGRYQPDVVIDLPDNKHLVVDAKVSLVAYERSVSAETDEERDGFIKAHLASIKNHIQELSSKNYQDLYKINSPDFVLLFVPIESSFSIAVQKDAELFNFAWDRRVVIVSPSTLLATLRTIASMWKQERQNRNVMEIARLSGSMYDKFVGFISDMENIGKHIKNGQDAYDKAINKLSIGAGNLTNTSEKIKKLGAKTTKQIDTKYLDANEESDL; this is encoded by the coding sequence ATGGAGATCGCTGGTATTGCTTTACTAATCGTTATTTTAATTGTTTTGGTTCTTTTATTCTTAAAGAAACCACAGGCTGCTATTTCTATTATCTCGGTAGAGGATTTCGAAAGAACAAAAAGTGAAAATGAATCGTTAAAAATTAGTTTAGCCAGGGCTGACGAACGTGTTTCTAATTTATCTATAGAAAAAGAGAACATTACGGTTTTGCTTAAACAGGAGCAGCAACGCTTAATTGATGAATTACAGGCCGAACGCGATCGACTTGCAGATGCCAACCGAGAGTTAGAAAGTACCAGATCTTTCTACATCGCTGAAAAAGAAAAACTTGCCGAACAAAAAGTAAGTTTTGAGCAGTCGCAAGAAAAGCTAAATAAAGACTTCGAATTAATTGCCAATAAAATTCTGGAGGAAAAATCGAGCAAATTTATCGAGCAGAACCGGACTAATTTAGATATTATCTTAAATCCTTTGAAAGAAAATATTAAAGCTTTTGAAGATAAGGTAGAAAAAGTTTACAAGGCCGAATCGGATGAAAGAAATACCTTAAAAGGCGTAATTTCTTTATTAATGGATCAAAGTAAACAAATTCAGGAGGATGCCAATAATTTAACCAAAGCTTTAAAAGGCGATAGCAAAAAACAAGGAAATTGGGGAGAGGTGATTCTGGAAAAAGTTTTAGAACGCTCTGGTTTAGTGCGCGACCAGGAGTACCGCATTCAGGCCTCGCATGTCTCCGCCGAAGGCGGCCGCTACCAGCCCGACGTAGTTATTGACCTGCCAGACAACAAACATCTTGTTGTCGACGCTAAGGTGTCGCTGGTGGCTTACGAGCGTTCTGTATCGGCAGAGACAGATGAAGAGCGTGATGGCTTTATAAAAGCTCATTTAGCCTCAATTAAGAATCACATCCAGGAACTATCTTCAAAAAATTACCAGGATTTATATAAAATCAATTCTCCGGATTTTGTTTTGCTCTTTGTTCCGATCGAATCTTCTTTTAGTATTGCCGTCCAAAAAGATGCCGAACTCTTCAATTTTGCATGGGATAGAAGGGTAGTGATTGTGAGCCCATCAACGTTATTAGCCACCTTGCGTACCATTGCCAGCATGTGGAAACAAGAGCGCCAAAACCGGAATGTAATGGAAATTGCCCGTTTAAGCGGTAGTATGTACGATAAGTTTGTTGGCTTTATTTCGGATATGGAAAATATTGGTAAACACATTAAAAACGGACAGGATGCTTACGATAAAGCCATTAATAAATTATCTATCGGCGCCGGAAATTTAACCAATACTTCAGAAAAGATTAAAAAATTAGGTGCAAAAACTACTAAACAGATCGATACAAAATATTTAGATGCTAATGAGGAATCGGATTTATAG
- a CDS encoding CPBP family intramembrane glutamic endopeptidase, which produces MNFVTPNKEEINPFLQLLLLLFYAVTGGLVFGILAVVIVLMMYGLGIISNLDMLLAGDPKYIGGFKVIQILSSIGTFILPPIALALTERKKVAEFYLFRQPKFLLVVLVFAIMILSMPFMEWTVIWNQKMVLPDFLHKIEQWMKEKEAIAMKITIQLITVRSNFDFIVNLVMIAVLPAIGEELMFRGGVQRSLNRAFNNPHLAIWLSAIIFSAIHVQFYGFVPRMLLGAGFGYLYYFSGSIWYAMLAHFINNAYAVCAAFYMQKHHMPLDKADEPIGFPWYGYLISAIITIALFKIFKDNATRERKLG; this is translated from the coding sequence ATGAATTTTGTAACACCTAATAAGGAGGAAATCAATCCTTTCTTACAATTACTTTTACTTTTATTTTACGCAGTTACAGGCGGGCTTGTATTTGGGATTCTGGCTGTTGTCATCGTTTTGATGATGTATGGCTTAGGAATAATAAGTAATTTGGACATGCTTTTAGCAGGTGATCCTAAATATATTGGTGGTTTTAAAGTGATACAAATATTAAGTTCGATCGGAACATTTATTTTACCTCCAATCGCCCTGGCCTTAACAGAAAGGAAAAAAGTAGCGGAATTTTATCTGTTCAGGCAACCAAAATTCTTATTAGTTGTGCTTGTTTTTGCTATTATGATATTGAGCATGCCATTTATGGAATGGACTGTGATATGGAACCAGAAAATGGTTTTACCTGATTTTTTGCATAAGATAGAACAGTGGATGAAGGAAAAGGAAGCTATTGCAATGAAAATAACCATTCAATTAATTACTGTACGCAGCAACTTCGATTTCATTGTAAACCTCGTTATGATTGCGGTTTTACCTGCAATTGGCGAAGAATTAATGTTCCGTGGAGGTGTGCAGCGATCGTTAAACAGGGCTTTTAACAATCCACATCTAGCTATTTGGTTATCGGCCATAATTTTCAGTGCCATCCATGTGCAGTTTTATGGTTTCGTGCCACGGATGTTATTGGGTGCGGGTTTTGGCTACCTGTATTATTTTAGTGGAAGCATCTGGTATGCCATGCTGGCGCACTTTATAAACAATGCCTATGCGGTTTGTGCTGCTTTTTATATGCAAAAACACCATATGCCACTTGATAAAGCTGATGAACCGATCGGTTTTCCATGGTATGGCTATTTAATTAGTGCAATAATTACCATAGCTTTGTTCAAAATTTTTAAAGATAACGCAACACGTGAGCGAAAATTGGGTTAA
- a CDS encoding ACT domain-containing protein: MNALTVLISCPDQVGLVTNITRVLAAHQLNIIAMREFVDEANKSFFTRIACTGNLEDAEKLKQKLLENLPNAAEVNLITQQEKQIAVLVTKEYHCLAEILIKNQFKTLGANVQCVIGNYESLRDFTEKLGIPYFYVDHTNKNKNEFEAEVKAIINRFEVDYLVLAKIYADPICRFRKRLCR, encoded by the coding sequence ATGAATGCATTAACAGTCCTTATATCCTGCCCTGATCAGGTTGGTTTAGTTACAAATATTACCCGCGTGCTGGCTGCACACCAATTGAATATTATTGCCATGCGCGAATTTGTAGATGAAGCCAATAAATCTTTTTTTACCCGCATTGCCTGCACCGGAAACCTGGAGGATGCAGAAAAATTAAAGCAAAAACTTTTAGAAAACTTACCAAATGCTGCCGAGGTAAACTTAATTACCCAACAGGAAAAACAGATTGCTGTTTTGGTAACAAAAGAGTACCACTGTTTAGCAGAAATACTGATTAAAAACCAATTTAAGACTTTAGGGGCCAATGTTCAATGTGTAATCGGTAATTACGAAAGCCTGAGAGATTTTACCGAAAAATTGGGTATTCCTTATTTTTACGTCGATCATACCAATAAGAATAAAAATGAATTTGAGGCTGAAGTAAAAGCTATTATAAACCGGTTTGAGGTAGACTATTTAGTGTTGGCTAAAATTTATGCGGATCCTATCTGCCGATTTCGTAAAAGATTATGCAGGTAA
- a CDS encoding class I SAM-dependent methyltransferase, giving the protein MEQQLSEEDLKNIARQLGCPEGGHGIKTGEMMHANNIGMTISAIEALDLQNNETVLEIGHGNGGHIAQLLLQAENLHYFGADISATIIAEARKINQDFITEGKVHFQLTDGITLPFEDNRFDKIFTVNTIYFWTNPSEH; this is encoded by the coding sequence ATGGAACAGCAACTTTCAGAAGAAGACTTAAAAAATATTGCCAGGCAGTTGGGCTGTCCTGAAGGCGGGCACGGCATTAAAACAGGTGAGATGATGCATGCCAATAATATTGGTATGACTATTTCTGCAATTGAGGCATTAGATCTTCAAAACAATGAAACTGTTTTAGAAATCGGTCACGGTAACGGCGGGCATATTGCGCAGTTATTGTTACAAGCCGAAAATCTCCATTATTTTGGTGCTGATATTTCTGCAACTATTATTGCTGAAGCCAGGAAGATCAATCAGGATTTCATTACAGAAGGAAAGGTTCACTTCCAGCTAACAGATGGCATTACATTACCATTTGAGGATAATCGGTTTGATAAAATTTTTACGGTTAATACAATCTACTTTTGGACAAATCCAAGCGAACACTAA
- a CDS encoding acyl-CoA thioesterase, giving the protein MTLEERIENSKTSIFKAVFPNTTNHYDTLFGGTAMHLMDEVAFITATRFSRQIMVTVSSDRIDFKKPIPAGTIVELIGKVNHVGNTSLKVNVEIYIEQMYAEGRELAVRGDFTFVAIDENKKPVQVIK; this is encoded by the coding sequence ATGACCCTAGAAGAAAGAATAGAAAATTCTAAAACCAGTATTTTTAAAGCCGTTTTCCCAAATACAACAAACCATTACGATACCCTTTTCGGCGGAACAGCCATGCATTTAATGGATGAGGTTGCTTTTATTACTGCAACCCGTTTTAGCCGTCAGATTATGGTTACCGTGAGCAGCGACAGGATAGATTTTAAAAAACCAATCCCAGCAGGCACTATCGTAGAGCTTATCGGCAAGGTAAACCATGTGGGCAATACCAGTTTAAAGGTTAATGTAGAAATTTATATCGAACAGATGTATGCCGAAGGAAGAGAATTGGCCGTACGCGGGGATTTTACTTTTGTGGCCATTGATGAAAATAAAAAGCCGGTTCAAGTGATTAAATAA
- a CDS encoding putative signal transducing protein — MSENWVKVYTTSDAFAAEVLKQGLTEAGIPAVTINKQLSAYNIGEINVLVNKVDFDKAIEYIVENEIE; from the coding sequence GTGAGCGAAAATTGGGTTAAAGTATATACCACCAGCGATGCCTTTGCGGCCGAGGTATTAAAACAGGGATTAACAGAAGCCGGAATTCCGGCAGTAACGATAAATAAACAGCTCTCGGCATATAATATTGGCGAAATAAATGTTTTGGTGAATAAGGTAGATTTTGATAAAGCCATAGAATACATCGTTGAAAACGAAATTGAATAG
- a CDS encoding formyltransferase family protein: MRILSADFVKDYAGKIINIHHSFLPAFIGANPYRQAFERGVKIIGATAHFVTDNLDEGPIITQHTNHVDHNFGVKEMVRAGKEIEKKVLLEALELIFEDRVFVSGNKTVVFK; encoded by the coding sequence ATGCGGATCCTATCTGCCGATTTCGTAAAAGATTATGCAGGTAAAATTATCAATATCCACCATTCCTTTTTGCCCGCATTTATTGGAGCAAACCCATATCGACAAGCTTTTGAACGCGGTGTAAAGATTATTGGCGCTACTGCCCATTTTGTTACCGATAATCTGGATGAAGGACCGATTATTACGCAACATACCAATCACGTAGATCATAATTTTGGGGTTAAAGAAATGGTTCGTGCCGGCAAAGAAATAGAGAAAAAAGTGTTGTTAGAAGCCTTAGAGCTGATTTTTGAAGATCGCGTTTTTGTAAGTGGGAATAAAACGGTTGTGTTTAAATAA
- a CDS encoding zinc metallopeptidase has translation MGVYLILIIPVLLLSMFVQWRFRNKFSKYAEMQLSSGLSGKEVAERMLHDNGIYDVKVMSTEGQLTDHYNPSDKTVNLSTDVYYSRSVAAAAVAAHECGHAVQQAKSYNWLQLRSSMVPVVSISSNLLQWVLLIGVLLIGFTGNPIVLAIGVVGLALVTIFSIITLPVEFDASNRALAWLKNNNGVMQTQEENAQAKDALWWAAMTYVVAAVGALANLLYYASMLFGRNRD, from the coding sequence ATGGGAGTTTATTTAATATTAATCATCCCGGTATTATTGCTGAGCATGTTTGTACAATGGCGGTTTAGAAATAAGTTTTCTAAGTATGCCGAAATGCAACTTAGCTCAGGTTTATCGGGCAAAGAGGTAGCAGAAAGAATGCTACATGATAATGGGATATACGACGTGAAGGTGATGAGTACCGAAGGACAACTAACAGATCATTACAATCCATCAGATAAAACCGTTAATTTAAGTACAGATGTATACTATAGCCGAAGCGTAGCAGCAGCAGCAGTAGCGGCCCACGAATGTGGACATGCCGTGCAACAGGCTAAATCGTATAACTGGTTACAGTTAAGAAGCAGCATGGTTCCGGTGGTAAGTATATCATCTAATCTTTTACAATGGGTATTATTAATTGGTGTATTGCTAATAGGCTTTACCGGTAATCCAATCGTTTTGGCTATTGGTGTAGTAGGTTTAGCGCTGGTAACTATATTTAGTATCATTACTTTACCAGTCGAATTTGATGCCAGTAACCGAGCATTGGCCTGGCTAAAAAACAATAATGGTGTAATGCAGACACAAGAAGAAAATGCGCAGGCTAAAGATGCACTTTGGTGGGCAGCCATGACTTATGTGGTAGCAGCTGTTGGTGCATTAGCCAATTTATTGTACTATGCATCGATGCTTTTTGGAAGAAATAGAGATTAA
- a CDS encoding IS4 family transposase, translating into MDRLLDIDEVRATARRTGFMKRSSKLAPEHFLECLMFADLEHGQLSIQDSCDDMVIHNGIRVSKVALHKRFNQSSVEFVQAVLSDQMLTRMDFADARDWSAFSAVIIADSCKFHLPKGFSEAYPPMGRFAAGNSLMNIQYAFDIKSGCWKTLDFTRATENDQRYSGAHIDRIGKGELHIRDLGYVTQSYLLGIARRQAYFLNRLHPSCRPVETETGQYIDWAKKYQAMAAVGQNISEVCVTIGKGDETVECRLVAVPVPRAVWEERIRKANVQAKRQGYALTDEYKNRARFSLFITNAGKDRLGTEMVAELYRLRWQIELMFKSWKSLFGIHKVKAVKKARLECQLLAKLLRIVVNWKIYKCIDSIATQKFKNRSCSTWKVFKHLRVIAQVIRKMARKEISALKWYDQYIYPIIQSLLLEPKKGKKAAFQILNEIFKA; encoded by the coding sequence TTGGACCGCCTGCTGGATATTGATGAAGTACGTGCTACCGCACGCAGAACAGGTTTCATGAAACGGTCTTCGAAGCTTGCGCCCGAACATTTCCTGGAGTGCCTGATGTTCGCTGATCTGGAACATGGGCAGCTCAGTATTCAGGATTCCTGCGATGACATGGTGATACACAACGGTATCCGCGTGAGCAAGGTTGCACTGCATAAACGCTTTAACCAGAGCAGTGTGGAGTTTGTCCAGGCTGTTCTTTCCGATCAGATGCTGACCAGGATGGATTTTGCTGACGCCAGGGACTGGTCAGCCTTTTCAGCTGTTATCATCGCTGACTCCTGTAAATTCCATCTTCCAAAGGGGTTTTCGGAAGCCTATCCGCCTATGGGCCGTTTTGCAGCAGGGAATTCACTTATGAATATCCAGTATGCCTTTGACATTAAGAGCGGCTGCTGGAAAACACTTGATTTCACACGGGCAACAGAGAACGACCAAAGATATTCGGGCGCACACATTGACCGTATAGGCAAGGGTGAGCTACACATCAGAGACCTGGGGTATGTTACCCAGAGCTATCTGTTAGGAATTGCCAGGCGGCAGGCTTATTTCTTAAACAGGCTACATCCCTCCTGTAGACCCGTGGAAACAGAAACGGGACAATATATCGACTGGGCAAAAAAATACCAGGCTATGGCTGCTGTAGGACAGAATATAAGTGAGGTCTGCGTAACCATTGGTAAAGGAGATGAAACTGTGGAATGTAGGTTGGTAGCTGTACCTGTACCTCGGGCAGTATGGGAAGAACGGATCAGAAAAGCGAACGTCCAGGCAAAAAGACAGGGTTATGCCCTAACCGATGAATACAAAAACAGGGCAAGGTTCAGTCTGTTCATAACCAATGCAGGAAAAGACAGGCTCGGAACCGAAATGGTGGCCGAGCTATACCGGCTGAGATGGCAGATAGAACTTATGTTCAAGAGCTGGAAATCACTTTTCGGGATCCATAAAGTAAAAGCAGTGAAGAAAGCCCGTCTTGAATGTCAGCTTCTTGCTAAATTGCTCAGGATAGTAGTAAACTGGAAAATATACAAGTGTATCGATTCAATAGCTACCCAAAAGTTTAAAAATCGATCCTGCTCGACATGGAAAGTCTTCAAGCACCTCAGGGTAATCGCACAAGTCATCAGGAAGATGGCAAGAAAAGAAATTAGTGCCCTAAAATGGTATGATCAATACATATACCCAATAATTCAATCACTCTTATTAGAACCTAAAAAAGGAAAAAAAGCAGCATTCCAAATACTAAACGAGATATTCAAAGCTTAG
- the dusB gene encoding tRNA dihydrouridine synthase DusB gives MSVKIGNIDLGEFPLLLAPMEDVSDPPFRYVCKKNGADMMYTEFISSEGLIRDAAKSLQKLDIFEYERPIGIQIFGGDIEHMREASEIASAAGPDLVDINYGCPVKNVVCKGAGSSLLQDIDKMVKMTEAVVKASHLPVTVKTRLGWDDNTKNVYEVAERLQDVGIQALTIHGRTRAQLYKGEADWSLIREIKRNPRIKIPIFGNGDVDSPEKAANWRMEYEIDGIMIGRAAIGYPWIFREIKHFFKTGEHLAGPTIEERIEVCRTHLDKSLEWKGPKTGIFEMRRHYANYFKGLPDFKPYRMRLVAEPDINNIYSILEEVAEKFADYDATRVMA, from the coding sequence ATGTCTGTTAAGATAGGAAATATAGATTTAGGTGAGTTCCCGTTATTGCTGGCTCCAATGGAGGATGTAAGCGATCCGCCATTCCGTTATGTATGCAAAAAAAACGGAGCCGATATGATGTACACCGAATTTATTTCTTCGGAAGGTTTGATCCGTGATGCGGCAAAGAGCTTACAAAAGCTTGATATTTTCGAATACGAAAGACCAATTGGCATCCAGATTTTTGGTGGCGATATTGAGCACATGCGTGAAGCATCAGAAATTGCTTCTGCCGCAGGTCCTGATCTGGTTGATATCAATTATGGTTGCCCGGTTAAAAACGTAGTGTGTAAAGGTGCAGGTTCCAGCTTATTACAGGATATTGATAAGATGGTAAAAATGACGGAGGCCGTTGTTAAAGCTTCGCATTTACCCGTTACTGTTAAAACCCGATTAGGTTGGGATGATAACACCAAAAATGTTTACGAAGTGGCCGAGCGACTTCAGGATGTAGGTATTCAGGCACTTACCATTCATGGCAGAACAAGAGCACAGTTATATAAAGGAGAGGCAGATTGGTCGCTTATCCGCGAGATTAAACGCAATCCACGCATCAAAATTCCGATTTTTGGTAATGGTGATGTAGATAGTCCTGAAAAAGCTGCCAACTGGCGTATGGAATATGAGATAGATGGCATTATGATCGGTCGTGCAGCCATTGGTTACCCATGGATTTTTCGCGAGATAAAACACTTCTTTAAAACAGGCGAACACCTTGCCGGACCAACTATTGAAGAACGCATTGAAGTTTGCCGTACACATTTAGATAAATCGCTGGAATGGAAGGGTCCTAAAACCGGAATTTTCGAAATGCGTCGCCATTATGCAAATTATTTTAAAGGTCTGCCAGATTTTAAACCTTACCGCATGCGTTTGGTGGCCGAACCAGATATCAACAACATTTACAGTATTTTAGAAGAAGTGGCAGAAAAATTTGCTGACTATGATGCTACCAGAGTAATGGCTTGA